A single genomic interval of Armigeres subalbatus isolate Guangzhou_Male chromosome 1, GZ_Asu_2, whole genome shotgun sequence harbors:
- the LOC134205933 gene encoding uncharacterized protein LOC134205933: MYMFQLEPSDIQPDAQQFSGTMNTPCIESNDADPRKLSEKTGGDNCPTGGATSGMMCKVEPLGSDTDRNCRSVTVSNTVQKYEICYNMMEADFEKQIDEQNSNDFASTATNVQQEAYSEKQIDELDSDGLVSDGTDDKQDSGVKGKLAVNISGVTKLSDVSNNMGISAAGAISPLLYEQQDASAVGVSSGVLKPTIDLQPQFANTPFFSPDDLSHLLAKSDVGQAIIQNSLKGPLSKDSKKELAGIIANHHLSCHSAGNNVALCRLPKAVLENYVNCVKLRFPAENNDMLMYYIPATPPERKNPGGSIYQAYKRLKSVKRDRERRELQHTAKLVAKENNANPHEAEQSEANRWLALNNAPWDTVMKMWKMTETCRFEDTKTLKPVEIIAKYRHYAAPLGYQLVSKGPTNTNGDGEGYKPPSESHHPEKVLRTVMKGWRKMGGH; encoded by the exons ATGTACATGTTTCAGCTTGAACCCTCAGACATACAGCCAGATGCGCAGCAATTCTCCGGTACCATGAATACCCCGTGCATCGAATCCAATGATGCGGATCCGAGAAAACTGTCCGAGAAGACTGGCGGTGATAATTGCCCCACAGGTGGGGCGACAAGTGGGATGATGTGTAAGGTTGAACCACTCGGTTCCGATACCGACAGAAATTGTAGAAGTGTGACAGTTAGCAACACTgttcaaaaatatgaaatttgttACAACATGATGGAAGCTGATTTCGAAAAGCAAATTGACGAACAGAATTCAAACGATTTCGCGAGTACAGCTACGAATGTGCAACAGGAAGCTTATTCCGAGAAGCAAATTGACGAACTCGATTCAGACGGCCTCGTGAGCGACGGCACGGATGATAAACAGGATAGTGGTGTGAAAGGCAAGCTAGCGGTAAACATAAGTGGTGTAACCAAGCTATCGGATGTGTCCAATAACATGGGAATTTCAGCTGCTGGTGCAATAAGCCCGCTATTATATGAGCAACAAGATGCATCGGCCGTTGGG GTTTCCTCAGGTGTCCTTAAGCCAACAATCGATCTCCAACCTCAGTTTGCCAACACTCCATTTTTTTCACCAGACGATCTGAGTCATCTACTGGCCAAATCGGATGTCGGACAAGCCATTATCCAGAACAGCTTGAAAGGACCGTTATCGAAGGATAGCAAGAAGGAATTAGCTGGCATCATAGCGAATCACCATCTTTCCTGTCACTCTGCTGGGAATAACGTAGCATTATGTCGGCTACCGAAGGCGGTGCTTGAGAACTACGTGAATTGTGTGAAGCTGCGATTCCCAGCCGAGAACAATGATATG CTAATGTACTACATCCCGGCTACGCCTCCGGAGAGAAAGAATCCAGGAGGATCGATATATCAGGCTTATAAGCGTCTGAAAAGCGTGAAACGTGATCGAGAGCGACGAGAACTTCAGCATACGGCAAAACTAGTTGCTAAAGAAAACAACGCTAACCCTCATGAAGCTGAACAGTCTGAAGCAAACAGGTGGCTTGCTCTCAATAATGCCCCTTGGGACACAGTgatgaaaatgtggaaaatgaCAGAAACATGTCGATTTGAAGATACAAAGACGCTGAAACCTGTTGAGATTATTGCGAAGTATCGTCATTACGCAGCTCCACTTGGATATCAATTGGTAAGTAAGggacc CACCAACACCAATGGGGATGGAGAGGGCTATAAGCCACCCTCTGAATCTCACCACCCAGAAAAGGTCCTTCGGACGGTCATGAAGGGGTGGCGTAAGATGGGAGGACATTGA